Proteins from a single region of Bombus huntii isolate Logan2020A chromosome 2, iyBomHunt1.1, whole genome shotgun sequence:
- the LOC126875817 gene encoding transmembrane 7 superfamily member 3-like isoform X2 yields the protein MRQVSIKASSNATFNIINISSNASFIIFQIHTYQHNVTLSYDKDYLNKISNKSVFGSNIGLFSRLTKNIVTQLFVKNDNVHDVNGLLAVVAYHNKAPIPGGCNMEFNTEIAPYASVQTLDTMVIVDVQPASVPLNDSAKLTCEKNPVEVEMYQIFLNEQDFSINSYFTAITSMLTVTDIKEKGVKVANPVISSPIRRVFSAYTGVGSVYVALATYGKYSAAYVPSFSYACHPTIDPASCDVLPNLLSKIVCAFCFFVGLLSICFGHHHLKADMALPVFFTGTVIGYAAVGDILIAMGIGLCFTIFWLLCLSYLPIVFSGIMFNMTLGFLFACIAYFLSPDSFIILQNDWIFWSLFMTLALSVSLIMTIIFQFGFVITCSIIASFMVILPFDYWTGSALKYIVINIIRRITVEGFNSAAVRPPSEANDIALIIFWSCLVLYRIWKQWCKLGVLDLAERTPLLR from the exons ATGAGACAAGTATCTATCAAAGCCAGTAGCAATGCAACATTTAATATAATCAACATTTCCTCCAACGCTTCTTTCATTATCTTTCAAATTCATACCTACCAACACAATGTCACGCTGTCTTATGATAAAGATtatcttaataaaatttcaaacaaaagcGTATTTGGATCAAACATTGGCCTTTTCTCTAGGCTAACCAAGAACATAGTAACGCAACTATTCGTGAAAAACGATAATGTCCACGACGTTAATGGTCTACTCGCTGTTGTTGCTTACCACAATAAAG CACCCATACCGGGTGGATGCAACATGGAATTCAATACAGAGATCGCGCCGTACGCGAGCGTGCAGACACTCGACACGATGGTGATCGTCGACGTGCAACCCGCCTCGGTACCGTTGAACGACAGCGCAAAGCTCACTTGCGAAAAAAATCCTGTGGAAGTCGAGATGTATCAGATATTCCTGAATGAGCAGGACTTCAGTATCAATAGTTATTTTACGGCTATCACAAGCATGCTGACTGTTACGGATATTAAGGAAAAGGGAGTAAAG GTAGCGAATCCGGTGATTTCCTCTCCGATAAGGCGAGTGTTCAGCGCGTACACCGGAGTTGGCTCCGTTTACGTCGCACTGGCTACTTATGGGAAATATTCCGCGGCCTACGTGCCATCATTTTCATACGCCTGTCATCCCACAATCGATCCGGCCTCCTGTGACGTTTTAC CCAATTTACTTTCCAAGATCGTCTGCGCTTTCTGTTTCTTCGTCGGATTGTTATCAATATGCTTCGGGCACCATCACCTTAAAGCCGATATGGCACTGCCGGTATTTTTCACTGGAACCGTGATTGGTTACGCTGCAGTGG GGGATATTTTAATCGCCATGGGAATAGGCCTGTGTTTCACGATATTCTGGTTGCTGTGCCTGTCGTACCTCCCAATTGTCTTTAGCGGGATAATGTTTAACATGACGCTGGGCTTCCTCTTCGCGTGTATCGCTTACTTTCTGTCCCCGG ATTCGTTTATAATTCTGCAAAACGACTGGATATTTTGGTCGCTGTTCATGACCTTGGCCCTTAGTGTGAGTTTGATCATGactataatatttcaatttggCTTTGTCATCACGTGTTCCATAATCGCGTCCTTCATGGTAATCCTGCCATTTGATTATTGGACTGGTTCTGctctgaaatatattgtaataaatatcataaGAAGGATAACCGTCGAGGGTTTCAATTCAGCCGCAGTCCGACCACCATCTGAAGCTAATG ATATAGCCCTGATCATATTCTGGTCATGTTTGGTGCTATATCGTATCTGGAAGCAATGGTGCAAACTAGGTGTACTAGATCTGGCGGAAAGAACTCCATTACTTCGCtga
- the LOC126875817 gene encoding transmembrane 7 superfamily member 3-like isoform X1, which yields MNRTFVGELLIFLLLTIGSLAREKPSDTLSLTDGSVLQVNLTNLHDSVPYMRQVSIKASSNATFNIINISSNASFIIFQIHTYQHNVTLSYDKDYLNKISNKSVFGSNIGLFSRLTKNIVTQLFVKNDNVHDVNGLLAVVAYHNKAPIPGGCNMEFNTEIAPYASVQTLDTMVIVDVQPASVPLNDSAKLTCEKNPVEVEMYQIFLNEQDFSINSYFTAITSMLTVTDIKEKGVKVANPVISSPIRRVFSAYTGVGSVYVALATYGKYSAAYVPSFSYACHPTIDPASCDVLPNLLSKIVCAFCFFVGLLSICFGHHHLKADMALPVFFTGTVIGYAAVGDILIAMGIGLCFTIFWLLCLSYLPIVFSGIMFNMTLGFLFACIAYFLSPDSFIILQNDWIFWSLFMTLALSVSLIMTIIFQFGFVITCSIIASFMVILPFDYWTGSALKYIVINIIRRITVEGFNSAAVRPPSEANDIALIIFWSCLVLYRIWKQWCKLGVLDLAERTPLLR from the exons ATGAACCGCACTTTTGTCGGAGAGCTGTTAATCTTTCTGTTACTCACCATTGGCAGCTTAGCTAGGGAAAAACCATCAGATACACTATCTCTCACTG ATGGAAGTGTGTTACAGGTGAATTTAACTAATCTCCATGATTCTGTGCCATACATGAGACAAGTATCTATCAAAGCCAGTAGCAATGCAACATTTAATATAATCAACATTTCCTCCAACGCTTCTTTCATTATCTTTCAAATTCATACCTACCAACACAATGTCACGCTGTCTTATGATAAAGATtatcttaataaaatttcaaacaaaagcGTATTTGGATCAAACATTGGCCTTTTCTCTAGGCTAACCAAGAACATAGTAACGCAACTATTCGTGAAAAACGATAATGTCCACGACGTTAATGGTCTACTCGCTGTTGTTGCTTACCACAATAAAG CACCCATACCGGGTGGATGCAACATGGAATTCAATACAGAGATCGCGCCGTACGCGAGCGTGCAGACACTCGACACGATGGTGATCGTCGACGTGCAACCCGCCTCGGTACCGTTGAACGACAGCGCAAAGCTCACTTGCGAAAAAAATCCTGTGGAAGTCGAGATGTATCAGATATTCCTGAATGAGCAGGACTTCAGTATCAATAGTTATTTTACGGCTATCACAAGCATGCTGACTGTTACGGATATTAAGGAAAAGGGAGTAAAG GTAGCGAATCCGGTGATTTCCTCTCCGATAAGGCGAGTGTTCAGCGCGTACACCGGAGTTGGCTCCGTTTACGTCGCACTGGCTACTTATGGGAAATATTCCGCGGCCTACGTGCCATCATTTTCATACGCCTGTCATCCCACAATCGATCCGGCCTCCTGTGACGTTTTAC CCAATTTACTTTCCAAGATCGTCTGCGCTTTCTGTTTCTTCGTCGGATTGTTATCAATATGCTTCGGGCACCATCACCTTAAAGCCGATATGGCACTGCCGGTATTTTTCACTGGAACCGTGATTGGTTACGCTGCAGTGG GGGATATTTTAATCGCCATGGGAATAGGCCTGTGTTTCACGATATTCTGGTTGCTGTGCCTGTCGTACCTCCCAATTGTCTTTAGCGGGATAATGTTTAACATGACGCTGGGCTTCCTCTTCGCGTGTATCGCTTACTTTCTGTCCCCGG ATTCGTTTATAATTCTGCAAAACGACTGGATATTTTGGTCGCTGTTCATGACCTTGGCCCTTAGTGTGAGTTTGATCATGactataatatttcaatttggCTTTGTCATCACGTGTTCCATAATCGCGTCCTTCATGGTAATCCTGCCATTTGATTATTGGACTGGTTCTGctctgaaatatattgtaataaatatcataaGAAGGATAACCGTCGAGGGTTTCAATTCAGCCGCAGTCCGACCACCATCTGAAGCTAATG ATATAGCCCTGATCATATTCTGGTCATGTTTGGTGCTATATCGTATCTGGAAGCAATGGTGCAAACTAGGTGTACTAGATCTGGCGGAAAGAACTCCATTACTTCGCtga